CCATCTTATCGATCAATTCCGACTTTGTCATATTTAATTCCTCCCTTAGATTTAAATTTGGCAGTTCTCGTAATAACCACCGTTACAAATACTTTATAAACCTTATGGTAAAGAATATTCAATATGTTTTTCTTCTGTAGCCCCAATTTTCGTGCCCGTTGTTTCGCGGCTATGCCCGTCCGTAATCGTCCTCAAACCGCTCTATGTCGTCCTCGCCACAATAATCTCCTCTCTGGACCTCCACAAAAATAAGATTGTCGGAGCCTGCATTTTGTATACGGTGCAGGGACTTCTCAGGTATATCGATCGATTCCCCGCTTTTCAAGGTCTTTTCAGTGTCCCCACAACGGACAAGACACTTCCCTGAGACGATGCACCAGTGTTCCGAGCGAAAGGCGTGGCGCTGGAGGCTCAGTCTCATTCCCGGATAGACGATTATGCGCTTCAGCTTATATTGCTCTTCATCCACCAGCACTTCGTAATACCCCCATGGACGGTGGTCTTCCCTTCCGGTCTGCTCTATGACAGTTGAAAAGAGGCGGGCATAAGAATCGATCATTGTCTCCATACTGAAACGAAGACGCGCCTCGTTCCGGCACACGGTCCTGTCCAACTCTCTCACGCGGGTGAGCAGTTCCGCCCCATGCCCTGCAGAAGAGGCGAGAAATCCGGTAACTCCCGGAACGATAAGATCTGCAACTCCACCACCCGTCAATGCTACCACCGGCGTGCCGTATGTCATCGCCGCGAGAAAAGGGGAGATGACACAGCCCCTTTTTCGCGGGCAGAGAATTGCGCACGCACGGCCGTATAGATCCGCCTCTTCCGCGAGGCTCGGGCTTTCAAAGAAGCACGTCCCCATACTTGTTCCCGAGCGAATGGCTGCATCATACTGCGCCCTGTCAGTCGATCTTCCCGTGACTACCAGTCGACCTGCACTTCCTTTCGCCATATCCGCCGCAAAGGCAATCTCATGTTTTGTGAGGCCGTAGCCGGGGCACAGAACATATTCATCGGGATCCGAAGGGGTATAATCATTCTCGATCGCAATTCCCGGCAGAATAGAGGCGATATACTTCAACCCGGGATTGCGTCTCTTGTCGGAGAAGGAAACATACCGTATTTTGTCATTATATCGCCTGAAGACGCGCAGGGCGGAGGTCTCCAACGAATTAGGAATGGTTATGAGGGTAGGGGTATTGCACATCGCCGCATAGGTCGCGAAAAAAGGATCGAAAAACCCGTGGATCAGTTCGAATTCCCCCGCCTTTTCACAAAACTCCGCTATGCCCATGCATTGATCTATAAGGGGTCCACTCTTTCGCGGCACAACTGTCGCGTCAATGCCTCTGCGGGAAAGTCCGTCGGCAAGGAGGGCTGTGCTCCGGGTCCAATATTGAGCATCACACCGGTCTTGACCCCTTAAAAGGGGCATGAATATGGCTATACGCATATCTCGATAGTCGGGCACGCGGAACCGGTTTCGCCGATCCCGCGTACTTTCG
This Syntrophorhabdaceae bacterium DNA region includes the following protein-coding sequences:
- a CDS encoding glycosyltransferase, whose protein sequence is MGIAEFCEKAGEFELIHGFFDPFFATYAAMCNTPTLITIPNSLETSALRVFRRYNDKIRYVSFSDKRRNPGLKYIASILPGIAIENDYTPSDPDEYVLCPGYGLTKHEIAFAADMAKGSAGRLVVTGRSTDRAQYDAAIRSGTSMGTCFFESPSLAEEADLYGRACAILCPRKRGCVISPFLAAMTYGTPVVALTGGGVADLIVPGVTGFLASSAGHGAELLTRVRELDRTVCRNEARLRFSMETMIDSYARLFSTVIEQTGREDHRPWGYYEVLVDEEQYKLKRIIVYPGMRLSLQRHAFRSEHWCIVSGKCLVRCGDTEKTLKSGESIDIPEKSLHRIQNAGSDNLIFVEVQRGDYCGEDDIERFEDDYGRA